A window of Mastomys coucha isolate ucsf_1 unplaced genomic scaffold, UCSF_Mcou_1 pScaffold1, whole genome shotgun sequence genomic DNA:
gtgcatggcaacacaccacatacatacacacacacacacacacactcattttgaTGGTAAGGATGGAAGCCTTGTTCAAGTTAGGCCAGCACTGTAGTTGTACTGAGCAATAGCCCATTGGGTTAACTGTTCTCTGAGGCCGGTTTGCACTCACCTCACAGCTATGGTGAGAACAGCGCGCTACACATAATGTGGTACAAGCCACTTAGGTAGTTTGCTCAGCTGGCACTGTCTTATCTACTGCCTCTATTTTGAAACTTGAAGTCCTTCTAAGCTGTTGGGGTGGTCTTTTAAGTTAAGTTGACACACTGTACCAAAGTGTTAGGAAACAATGTTTCATTGCCCTCGGGCTCCTTCCAAACAGATAACTGATGTTCAAAGACCCGCCCCTTTAAGAGACTTCTCAGCCACTTCTTGGTTGCTTGCCTTTGTGAGCAGCAACATTGTTGCAGTATACCAGGCCAAGTTGGTTTCTTTAGTTCTCGGCCTCCACATCCCAGGGAGATGGAGAACTTTTTTGCTAAGCAGCTAGAATaatatggatgaatggatggatggatagatagatgggatGTAAGAATCATAATCCACATCAATCTCGCTTCCTCCCCAGAAGCAAATCAATCACCTTTTTCATTCTTCATCcccataattttatttcattatctaCTAGGAAATATCACCACAACACATGCCTCACTTCTTCAGGCCCGCCATGTTGTCAGCACCACTTTCTAGCATCACTCGGTCCCTGTTCCTTATTCCCTGGGGTTTCCTAGGGGAAGTCCTTTGTGTTTCATCTTAGGCGATCCCAGGGTCAAGTCCAGGCTTTCATGCATTCCCCTCACAGGAAAGGGGTACATTTATTTATGCTCTGTAGTATAGatattatttaattgtatttaactATTTTACAGtgtatacattttgtatttcatgGGACCTCTGCATATGATGCTTGTCCAGTGTTCATAAAGCCCTGGATTTAATCCTcaatactgaaaaataattaaCACAATTGTGATATTAGTTGACACTTAGATGATCTTGCACACTTTATTTAGCACCAACTTTTCACCAGATCATAGATCATGAACTTCCcccacatataataaaatacccCAATACTCTACTCCAATGACTACTAAGAAAGTCACCATCATGTATGCTAGCCTACATACCTCATCATTGTTGGGTACTTATAAGCAATACTGGAAGGACAGTCTTGAACAATAAAAGTCTTTGCTCTCAACAACAGTAAGGAATAGGCATACATGAGGAGGCCATGGTGAGTTCCTGGCTCTGGCTGCCACCAAGGGTCATGTCTGGGTCCATAGTCCTATGGTAGCCaaggtctgtgttgatgtcccagGCCTGTGTTATTAttaccaaaggccatgcagatgtctcTGGTCTGGATTGCTACCTGAGGTACCGTGCTGAGCTGAAATTCCCCCTCACctaagcagcacagtagagctgactctGACATTAGGGGAGCTGGTGAACAACCCCAAGGTCATGAGAGTAAAAGAGCTGGGTCCATGGCTGGCTTCAGTACTGAGGAGAGCAGACCCTGAGCCTTACATAGGCAGTACCATAGAGCTGACACTGGTAGTAGGTATGCAGGTGAGCTGCCCCAAGGGTGTGAGcccaggagagctggtcctgccccttACTGACACTGTGGCATTGGGTAGACTAGTTGGAACAGGGCTGGAGATCTCGCCCAGGTGGTTTGAGCACAGGAGAACTGGCAGGCAGACCAACTTAGCTACCtcccaggtccagatccagggctttgagttggccaaccccaacatctaccccatctatgatctGCTAGAGCACATGAAAGGGCCcatcctgcagatccaaagctgtagGGTCTCTATGAgacagggcaacaacagggtaTCCTAGAGGAGTCCCTGTGAGGATCAAATATAGATAGCGTAGCAGAAGCTAGAGGCCTCAGAATAGACCAATGATTCACtgtaatgaatatttgcaagtaaacATGTATGGACAATAGGGTGTATTGTGGAACACACTGCAACATACTATAGCTTCCACAACACcgttttcgttgttgttgttgttgttgtttttaagatgtatttatttattttacatatatgagtgttctatcagcatgtatacctgcatgttagaagagggcatcagatcccattacagatggttgtgagccattgtgtggttactgggaattgagctcaggacctctggaagaggagacagtgctctcaacctctgagccatctctccagcccctagcattttatttttttgttctatcttattttcttttcttttgcagggTAGGTAGGTTGCCAGGACGGAGGTTGGATTCAAGGGAGAGATAGGTGGAATTGGGGTGCACTATGTAAAATtcacagagaatcaataaaacgTTGGAAAGGAGAAACAGTATTTGCTCAAGTTCCTGGTGATTTCTGTAGAAAAATTGCTAGAAGTAGAGGTCAGAGCTATTTTGAGGCTCGCCGCACATGCTGCCAAGTAGCTTTCCAGTAACGTGTACTGACTTCATCCCCTTCCAGCTGCAGCAAAGAACCTGTGATTGGCAAGTGCCACATGCTTTGGCTGGGGGAGGAGTTCTTGTCCATCCAAAGCCTCCAGGCAGTCATGACAATGAATCCCTTGTCCTGCCCagcccatcccctctccccacgCTGGCCTCCATTCCTGGTTCTAGGCTGTGTTGTGAGAAGTCTCTGTTCAGATCTGCCCTGCCGTTTGGCACTCTCAGCTACCTCCCAGAGCAGGATTGGAAGAGCTGAAGGGTGAGCGACTTATCCATCTTGTAACTTTGGCAAGGGAAAGTCAAGGGAGGGGTGTGGACGGGGTGCTGAGACACGTGTGTGCTTCAGAACTAGAGTCCTTAGCAAGATCCTGGTAAAGCAGAGGGAAACAGAGCTCACGGGATGCTAAGTGCTATTGCTAGAGTGTAGTGAAAGACACTTGAGGGAGGGCTGCAGTGACTGAGTAGGGGAGGGTTAGCCTCTGCAACAATGGCTACAAGCAAGACCAGCCAGTGTGAAATGACTTCTGTTTCCCCACAGGCCCTGAAGCCCCTCATGAATCCCCGAAAGAAGGTGGACCTGAAACTTATCATTGTTGGTGCACTTGGGTAAGCCAAGCCTGGCTGCTGGGTGTTTTCTGGAGAGGAACTCCACCTGGGTGTGTTAAGACGGTGCTCCAGGCTGTGCTCCCACCTCCCAGGGACCCTGTCTGAGTCAGAGTGACAGCAGAATTGCATCTTCCTTCAAGGAAGGGAGCTGAGCTAAGAGAAAGAAGCTGGCAAAAAGTTCTTGGTTCGGGTCCAGCTCACTAGCACCCTTGCATCTCTGGGTCGACCTACGTCCTGCTACACCCAACAAAACCCTACACACTGTTGTGGGATACTTAACTTTATCCCAAATGGCTCATTTTGGTTGGTTTCTGCTTCTAGAAATGATTTCATATTCTTTGCTCTAGGGTGGTCTCTAGACCATTGATACTAGAAATTTAGAATCTGGGCAactagccgggctgtggtggcgcacgcctttaatcccagcacttgggaggcagaggcaggtggatttctgagttcgaggccagcctggtctacagagtaagttccaggacagccagggctacacagagagaccctgtctcaaaaaaccaaaaaaaaaaaaaaaaaagaatctgggcAACTCTCTGAGCAGCCTGAGCCCAACCTAAGGTATACACTGTTGTTCTGTGTCTATCCTTATTCAGAGTTGCTCATCAAAGCCCTTTCTtaaattccaaaaagaaaaaaaggaaaaaaagaaaagaaaaagaaaggaaggaaggaagaaaaaaagaaagaaagaaagaaagaaacaaagaaacaaagaaagaaagaaagaaagaaaggaagaaaggaaagaaggaaggaaggaaaatactgCAGTGTGACGGGGATGGTAGTATCCTGAGAAtagcataggtgtgtgtgtgtgtgtgtgtgtgtgtgtgtgtgtgtatgtgtgtgtatttataggtatgtatttacacatgtgtggaatttttttcctcagtgtgGGAAAGACCTCTCTCCTTCACCAATATGTACACCAAACATTTTTCGAGGAATACCAGACCACGCTGGGGGCCAGCATCCTCTCCAAAATTCTCATACTGGATGACACGACTTTGAAGCTGCAGGTGAGCTGTGCCCTCTGTCTCTTTACTACACACATACCTAAAAACCACCCACATACACAGCAACATGTACTAGAAGCTCAGAGGATCTGGAGAGAGAGCAGCACAAACATGAGCTAATCTGGGCTCTAAGCCTTGTCTCTTCACTGGGGCACAGGCACACCCACTTGTTTCTCTACCATAGCAGAAGTGAACAGTATGACTCGGACAGATGACCTTCAAAGCCAAAATATATTTACTGTTGGGAGATGGGCTAACAACCCTTACCCTGATAAACTAGAGAAAAAGTGAGAGCTAAGAGCTGTAGTAGAGTGGGGGTAGCGGTGGTAAGAGTGCATGCAGTGCCTGGGTGTGGAAGGGCATTATACCAGGATTTTCCCCATCCAGAAGTGAAGGCTTTGGCATGATACAACCTTGCTGGGCTTCCCTTCAGCCACTCATCAGAGCCCTGTGGGGCGCTCCTCTTCCCCTCCAGATCTGGGACACGGGTGGTCAAGAGCGGTTCCGCTCAATGGTATCAACATTCTACAAAGGTTCCGATGGCTGTATCCTGGCATTTGATGTTACTGATCCAGAGTCCTTTGAAGCCCTGGATATCTGGAGGGATGATGTCCTGGCAAAGATTGTCCCTATGGAGCAGTCATATCCCATGGTGGTGCTGGGGAACAAAATCGATCTGGAAGATAGGAAGGtactgttcattcattcattcattcattcatttgctcactCACAAACTGTATGTAACAGCTGCATGCCTCGTACTGTGTTGGGGCTCACATACAGTGCTGACAGAGTCCTTGCCTCAAAAAATCTATAGTCTAGTAATGACAATTATGGTACAACATGGTAAAAGCAATGATAGTTATATACTTCGGAGATTTGGAGGTCACAGTGAAAGGCCATCTAAGTCCAGAATGGAGAGCTAGCTTCCTATCCCTAGAAGTGGGTTATAGGTTATAGAAGCAATATGATATGAACTGAAAACATGAGTCACAGGGAGCCAGAGAGTTAAGACCTCAGAGGAGTCAAATCTTGGTGGAATTTGATTTCATCTTCGAACAGTATTTCTGCCTAGAGTCACAAAGGTATCTAAAGGTATCAATTCTTTGATGTACAAGTTTGCTAGGCAACTAATCATTTCTCACTAAGTTATGCATACCCAGGATAGCCAATGAACTGTTTGACAACTGGTCTACCCTATGACTGCAGTGGTTGTCCACCTGTGTAGGTCGTAGCCATCACAGGGCTGTTGAGTGGAAAGTTCTTCAACCTTTACTTGCAAGTAGAAAAAGAATAGAGATTTTCTTGATTTGTAAAGCATGACACGAAGGTATTTTGTGCTGATCAAAGCCCAAATAGTACCCAAAGGAGCTGTTAGAACCACATCCTCTCAGTATTTCTCACGGAAAACCATGCTGGGAAACAAAGTCATTGCGTCTGAACTCTGTTTTCACGGTGCTTCAAACAGAAAACCTCAGGAGAATTGAACCAAAACTTAGCACCATGAAGTATGGggtggacaggagaagggagggagacagaaggggTGCTTCCAGGTGTCTCCACCTGCAGAGAGGCAAGATCCCTGTTCAGAGAGGACATGTTTAGTCTGGGTGTCCAGAATCCGAGAAGCTTGGAGAACAACCTCAAGCAGCTAGGGAAGCTGCAAGCTTTGGGATACCTAAGAACAAAACCTCAGGGGAGAAGTGCGTGCTGAGAACACGTCTTCAGTTCTGTGTGACCAGTTGAGGTCGGAGACTCAGTGTCAGTCAGACATCCTATCTCAGACAGTAATCCAAGTCTCTCTTTCCTTAATGGGCCAGCTGCCGTAGGGGCTTCACTGCTGGCTTTTCAAGTCCAGCATCCCCACCTGCCTAGGTCAGATAGGAGCTCTGGGGTATAGTCCTGTCTGGAGTGAAGTTGGAAGTAGGAAGAAGGAGAAGTGGTCAGGGAGCAGGATAGTTCTTGTTTTGTGGGTCTCTCTTGGTGTAGCTTTCTTTATGTTCTCGGGCATGGCATGTGTGGTAAGGTTCCTCTTGGGGAGCCATTCCTTTGGGTCTTTCAGACTCCCTAAGTGGGTGACATTTCATTATGCTCACAgtatgctttcttgttttttttttttcctgtttgtttttttcgagacagggtttcctctgtgtcaccttggctgtcctggaactcactttgtagaccaggctggcctcgaactcagaagtctgcctgcctctgcctccaagtgctgggattaaaggtgtgcaccaccaccgctcggcctcttctgcttcagctccaaTCAATGCTCTTAGGAGCTCCAACCTTGCTGCTCCTCTATGGAACCCATGCCTAGCCAAGGCATACTCATGCCTTCTGACCATGTTCTAAGGATCCAGTTCTCTCTCCACCTCAGGATCTTTCACCTTGGAACCCTTAGGTATATGCAGACCCCAGCCTTTCATGTCTACCAAGCTCCACAGGCTGTCTGTCAGCAACCCACCCCAAGGCTCTCTTCCAACTACTATGGGAGGTAGGAGTAACTATATTTACAACTCAGCTTTCTCCGAGGAATCTTACCCAATCCTTCTTTCCAAGCTTTTTGTGTTCATGCTATAGACATTAGTGTTATCTAAAGAGACTCTTCATCCATAAGCCCTTGGAAATACACATGGTCTTATGGCCACCCCACTGCATACCCAAAGTCTATCAGATTACAATTCTGAGATCCAACATCCATTTTAGCATCTCCTTTCATATACCTGTGTGTCAAGTTGAGTGAGTTCGAGAGAAGAAGGCCAGGGTTTTCTCAATAAAGTAAGAGCTACCACTTTCCAGTGAATAGGGAAGTAAAAAAGGAGGCTTAAGAACCATGGTAAAGGTTGGATACTTAGAATCTCTCTAGCTTTTATAGATTCCAAATTAATACAATTTAGGGTTGGATTCTGACTATTTGGGTATCTAAATCCAAACACCAGAGGATGAGCTGGTGAAGGACAAAGACAAGAGCTGACAAAACAGGAAGGGCTTGGCTGAAGGAGGAGGCTGTGAGCTTGGGTGCATGTGTTGGGTGTGTTTCAACAGCCCTGCTAGAGTACATGCATCAGGGACCTGGGACTGAAGCTTTTCCAAGCAAGGGAATCAAAGGGTGGGAGGGCTCTGAGGAAACCTAGGAAATGGGGCGGGGCAGTCTGAGCATCAGACACTAGAGAGCAGGGTAGGATGGGTGTGCAGCAGTCGGAAAGAGGAAAGCTCTGGTCGAAGAGAGGACGGCCAGTTTTGTGTTTGGATCTGATTCTGTGGAGAAGATGGAAAAGCAGAGAGGTtgatagcagaaaaaaaaaaaaaaaaaaaaaaaaaaaaaaaaaaaaaccgctcTTGCTACTCTGAGTAGTGGCAGCCTTGAGCTGATGGAGAAAGGAAGCAGATTGCAAACGTTCAATGAATGATGGATGCCTGGCTGGGTGTAGAGAAGGTGATGGCTCATAGGATAGGTCTGAGCCAAGCCCCCCCCGGGGGGTGAGCTTTGCTTTAGAGAAGAATAGGGGGCTGGAAGAAGCAATGAGGCACCAGGCAAGCCAACCCCCTCCATCATCTGTGGAGAGACACACGTGGGGATGGCCACAATGGAGATGGTAAAAGGGAGATGGAGACCCAGGGAGGAGCCACCATCACCAAATGGGGCAGACAAAAGATGGTTTGGGAAAGATAAAGGAAGTTTGTCCGTCAGCCAGGTAGgcccagagagaggaaggaggtggcCTAGTAGGAACCAGATGTACTGAACAATAATGAAATGAGTTCagggaagtggggaagaggaagtgggaagagaatgaagagaactCGTAACACAACATGGATATTGTTAAAGCCAAGAATTGAGCGGGGCAGCTCCTGCCCTCGGCTCTCTTCACTCTGGTGCTAAGTTAGCAAAGAGTTTGTCAACTCCTGGTTGGGATGAGGAAAATGAAGACTAGCCAAATGATGGTATCTAGGGAGCTTGCAGTCACCAGCATAGAGCTGAGGGAGCGGGCACTATCCCTTTTAGCACCCTGGCTGAGCTGGCCACCCATGGTCACCATGCTCCCTGCATGCCCTGGGTCCACTCCAACCTCTTCTCTGCCATGGCAACAAGAAGATGGGTTCTTTACACTATTTGAGAATTAAAGGAAATGTAATTGTATCCTCCTTAATGCCACTAGAGGACAGGCTCGGAAAACACAGTAGTTTTCCCTACttaattaaaagaatataagTATTTAAAAGTACATTGCTATATTTGGGGAGGAGGAAATTCTGGACCTGAGTAGTGATGATGGTCACTCGAGAGCAGGCATCATACATCATGCCCTGAATTATACACTTAAATGAGACTACATTGTTAGTTTTTATGTGGTGCATATTTTACTATGGGAAATACGCACATACATATGCCAACACATGCATACAGccagaatgatttttaaagaaattactgGCTCACTTTTGTTTAAAAACCGCTCCTACAGAAGCCAGTAATGGGAAAACCTTAGCTCGTGAGAAAGGGGTGTAACATCTGAGCTGCAAGGGTTTATTCTTGGGAGCTTTTATGCTTTGCTCCGTGCCCCGGGGgtcagagggggtgggggtgaggggtgggtgaGTTCTGGCCTACAACCAACTGGAATCAGAATGGTGTCTCCTAGTCTTTGTTATTCTTGGAGGCTTACTAAGTAGTTTCAGATAAGCTAATTCTttgaaagctttatttatttttattttatgtatatgactatttTGCTTGGTGCATGTAAGttctccacatgcatgcagtgccgacagaggccggaagagggcatcagatccctggagctggagttatagtcaGGAactgagttgccatgtgggtgctgggaactgaacccaggtcttctgcaagaagagctgctgaatcatctctctggcccctctgctaattttaaatttatataacagTCATTTTCAATATATATGAGATGGTAGAGCATCACAACTAGTATTATACTAACTGGAGCCAACCTGATGGTTCAgcagtaaagacacttgccacagAGTCAGATGGCCTGACTGTGATGCCTGGGACAAATccatggaaagaaagaattgacTTCTACACCTTGTCTCTGATGCCcatacatgtgcgcacacacgcacgcacgcgcgcacacacacacacacacacacatacactcacacatgcatacacacaggcacacgcacacacacacatactgaaagtgaataaataaatataaataagtgttTATAATCTGGCCTAGTTTTGGTCAAACATTGGTTCCCAATGAACGAGCAGAACCAAATGTTAACAGTCCATTGTAAGCAAGAGGAGAACTCGTGAAAGTGACACTATGTCTCCAGGTACGACGTCTTAGATACTTTTGAAGTCCTCTGAGCTTAAGTTGTAAACAACTATTATGCTTCCTACATAAAAAGATAAGACAGTCGTCAACGTCATCAACTCATAGCTGCAATGGTAGAGAAAACTAAAGGTGCTGTCTGATGGCTTCTTTCCCAGACAGCCCCCTGTGGGGCGACGGGCTGGAGACCCAGAAAGAAGTGGCTTGCAGCACAGTCTCAACTGATGCCCTCGAGATTCCATTCAGTCATTTTTGAAACCAATCAGAAGGGTGGCAGATAAGGTGAATGTGGGTCACTGTCTGCTTCAAGGGAAGGGACAGCAGAGCTGTGGCTGCAGCTGCAGCCAAGGGAATGACTTCCAAGCTCTCTCAGTGAGGGATCAACCTTGGGCACAGACCCGGGCTGTTCCATTGCAGCCTAGAGAAAGAGTTGCTTTGCACGCACTTCACTGTTGATAGTAACTGCAGAGTACAGGTAACTTAGATGCACTTAGAGACTCAGGGTCTCTGGGGAGCTGGGAGCTAGAGCAGGCTGGACATGAGGAAGTGTCTAGACTTTGCCCTCGGGGACTTCAAAAGATTCACAGTCCTTTGTGTACCCAGGATAGTAACAGTGTACAAGGTGTTAATATCTGACGACTATTTCAAGATGCCATCCGGGTATAAGGTATTAATATCCAGTGACTATTTGTAGACATGTCACTCACTAGACATCCCCAGCATTCCTCTTAaaccagcggttctcaacctatggatcgtgaccatcagaaaacagacatTTTCTGATGCGCTTAGGAACTGAAACGCTGATccgtagcaaaattacagttatgaagcagcaatatGGTTGGAGGTTCCTATGACCATTGGAAATATGTGTTTGCAGATGGTCACCACCCGCAGGTTCAGAATCACTAAACAGTGTAGGATCAACCTAAGGTAGAAGGAGTCTTCATGGCTTACCCAGTTACAGGAGGGAACACTCCTCAACAACACTGGGGTCCCTCTCTCCAAAGGCAGGGAAAACTGAGGCATCAGAGGGCAAGACTCAGACCTGGACACTCTTGCTCAGCTGACCACTGAAGTCTTAAGTTGCAAACCTCACAATGCCAGTGCGGTGGTGGTGGGCTACAGAGGCACTGTGAAAAGAAGACACAAGCTACTGGGCATTCCTGCCAgtcctgagagcaggagagcaagaaaCCAGAGACAGTAGACAGCAATGGGGACTCTCTGATCTCAGTAAGACAGGGGTTCCCAGAACCTGCAAGCCATGAGGAAACAATGTGAGGAAGGATGGCCTTTGGTTTCCCCAACCTGCCCTGTGTTCTAGGAAAAGGACCAAACGATCCTTTCTCCTAGAGAAACCGCTTGATTCCcttaaatacatttaaacaatttttaaagtacCAGCCACAGCATATAGAAAATATGTGGTAATTTCCCCCTCAAAATAGCTAATGAGAGATATCACGCTCTTTGGTATGAGTCACCCTTCAAAGTAATTCAGAAGCATACTTAGTAGCCCCACACTGCATCCAGCCATTTGCACTTGGGAGCAATGGCTTTTCTCAGACGGCTCACATATGCAGGCTGAGCCCAAGCTGAAGGAAACTACAGTCTCATAGGGTGACAGTAAAGaacaatgttctttttttaaaaaaaaaaattattagatagtttctttatttacatgtcatacaatgtctcctttcccagtttcccctctgaaaaaaagaaaaaaataaaataaaaataaaaaacaagaacaagaacaagaacaagaacaaacccctgttccctctctgcttcccctgcttgccaccccaccctcctgcttactggccctggcattcccctacactggggcacagaaccttcacagggccaagggtctctcctcccattgatgactgacttgccatcctctactatacatatgctgctgaagccattagtcccaccatgtgtactctttggttgctggtttagtcctggggagctctgggggtactagttagttcatattgttgttcaccctaaggggctgcaaacccttcagctccttgggtcctttctctagctctttcattggggaccctgtactcagtccaatggatggctgtgagcctctacctctgtattagttgggtactgtcagagcctctcaggagacagctataccaggatcctctcagccagcacttgacggcatccacaatagtgtctggatttgatgactgaatctgggaaggattcccaggtagagcagtctctggattgtccttccttcagtcactgctccatagttagtctctgcaactccttccatggatattttgttcccccttttaagaaggaatgaagtatccacattttggtcttccttcttgagtttcttgtggtttgtggattgtactttgtgtattccgatcttctgggctaatatccacttatcagagaatgcataccatgtgtgttcttttgtgattgggttacctcactcaggataatattctccagatccatccatttccctaagaatttcataaattcattgtttttaatagctgagtagtactccattgtgtagatgtaccatattttctgtatccattcctctgttgagggacatctgggttgtttccagtttctggctattataaataaggctgctatgaacatggtggagcatgtgtccttattacatgttggagcatcttctgggtatatgcccaggagtggtatagctgggtcctctggtagtactactattctcaacaataaaggaacccctggtggaatcaccattctggaccttaagctgtactacagagcaattgtgataaaaactgcatggtgttggtacagtgacagccaagtagatcaatggaatcaatggaatagaattgaagacccagaaatgaacccacaaacctatggccacttgatatcttatacctgatagagggctaatatccaatatatacaaagaactcaagaagttagactccagagaaccaagtaaacatatttaaaaatggggtacagagctaaacaaagaattctcaactgacgaataccgaatggctaagaagcacctaaagaaatgttcaacatccttagtcatcagggaaatgcaaatcaaaacaaccctgagattccgcctcacaccagtcagattggctaggataaaaagctcaggtgacagcagaggctggagaggttgtggagaaagaggaaaactctttcattgctggtgggatttcaagctggtacaaccactctggaaatcagtttggctgttcctccggAAAAAGAACAAGGTTCTTATGTAGAGTCTTTCAGCAGCAATTCAGATGCTAGGGGAATGCTGAGCTGGACCTGTATCCACTCTCCCTCTCCTGAGGTGTGCCATCCAGGGCATGTTTCTTTACCCACACCCAAGCCACAGCTGCAGTAGTGACAGTGGCCATGGTAATGGCGATACAGAAACAGTGATCATTTCTCTCCCTCAGGTGCCCCAGGAGGTGGCCCACGGATGGTGTCAAGAGAAGGATATGCCATACTTTGAAGTTAGTGCGAAGAATGACATCAATGTGGTGCAAGCCTTTGAGGTCCTGGCCAGCCGGGCTCTGTTGAGGGTGAGTGATGCCGTGGTGGAACTAATCAGAACTGCCCCAGGCAGAACCCTCAGGAGCttccaaagaagaaaatgtgggtACAGCTAAGGACATGGAGGGGATAGGagtcttcatcttcttcattatTCAGTGGTTGGATGGGCTTAGCAATTCtggtgccacagaggccagaggcgtAAGTACCTGGGAGTGAGGAGTTAGTTGGTTTTGCAGTCTGGCCAGCTACCACAATCCCTTGTTATTGATTGATGTTGGTTGTAGGTGCTGAgtagagagagaagctcaccaaGGTACTAAACCTTCATTTTCTGAAGGAGCAGAGGAGTACAGGCTCTTGATGACGACCGACAGCCAGCTAGCTCATTCCAGTTACTCCACATACTTTATTGAAACATCAT
This region includes:
- the Rab7b gene encoding ras-related protein Rab-7b, giving the protein MNPRKKVDLKLIIVGALGVGKTSLLHQYVHQTFFEEYQTTLGASILSKILILDDTTLKLQIWDTGGQERFRSMVSTFYKGSDGCILAFDVTDPESFEALDIWRDDVLAKIVPMEQSYPMVVLGNKIDLEDRKVPQEVAHGWCQEKDMPYFEVSAKNDINVVQAFEVLASRALLRYQGTAENHLVDSIKLSPGQPKSRCC